A window of Maioricimonas rarisocia genomic DNA:
AGCGAAGTGAACCACGCCCATCACTCCGCTGCGCTTCGTTCCGGGACGTGCCACCCCCGAAATCACGCCCCAAGTGAGGCGGTCCAAATGACGCGGTCCGTGGGCTTTCGATGACGCGATTCCGCGACGCACATGCTGACCTCAAATGGGCAGGCATCCCCCCCGTCGTCGCCTCCGTGTCTCCGTGCCTCTGTGGTTGCATCTCAACGTCCCGACTGCGAATCCCCTTCCCCTCACCCCGCACAGGGGATGCGGAACGGCGGGCTTCCCGTCACAATGATTCGGCAGCACAAAACGTTGCCGACGACCGGCGACGTCCCCCCTTCCCCGCATGCCGATCGGAGGAACCGTCACGATGATGCTTGCAGCCTCGGCACTCCGCTGGCAGGACCACACGGTCATCGTTGCATATCTGGCCGGAATGCTGATTCTGGGGACCGCCCTCTCCCGTCGCCAGCAGTCGGACGAAGAATACTTCCTCGGCGGACGGCTGATGCCCTGGCTGGCAGTCGGCGTCAGCGTCATCGCATCGCTCCTCTCGAGCCTGACGTACCTCTCCGAACCGGGGGAAATCTGGAACTCGGGCATCACGCACATGTTCGGCAAGATGCTGGCGATCCCGTTCGAAATGGTCTTCGTCTTCCTCGTCTGTGTGCCGTTCATGATGCGGTTCCGGTACACGTCCGCCTACGAGTACCTGGGAGATCGCTTCGGCTGGGGCACACGGACGCTCGGCGTCGTCCTGTTCATGATCATGGTGGTCCTCTGGATGGGCTTTGTCGTCCTTGCGTCGTCGCGGGCGCTCGCCGCAGTCAGCGGGATGCCGCTCTGGATGGTCATCGGGACCGTCGGAGTCGTCGCGACGATCTACACGATGCTGGGCGGACTGCGGGCCGTCATCTGGACCGACGTGGTGCAGGTGATCCTCCTGGTGGGAGGCGGGCTGTTCACGATCGGCTATGTCGCATGGACGACCGGGACCGGCCTGCCAGAGTGGATGGCGGCCGCGTCGAAGCACCTGCAGGTGAGCGGCGAATCGCATTCGGTCCCGCTGTTCAGCCTCGATCCAACCGTTCGGGCGACGGTCATCACAGTGGCACTCAATATGTTCATCTGGCACGTCTGTACTCACACGGCGAACCAGATGACGGTCCAGCGGTACTTCAGCACCAGCAGTGTCGGGGCCGCAAGAAGAAGCTTCATCACCGGATCACTGCTCGGCGTGGGACTGAACCTGATGCTGATGGCCGTCGGCCTGGCACTCGTGTACTTCTACTTCGGACAGGGCGTCCCGCTGGACAACAACCTCGATGCGTCCGTCCGGCAGGAACGGGATCTGATCTTCCCGACGTTTGCCGTGCATCGACTGCCGCCTGGTGTGGGAGGTGGCATTCTTGCGGCACTGCTGGCAGCGGCCATGTCGAGCATCGACTCGGGGATCAACTCGATGGCAACGGTACTGTCGATCGAGCGGCACCATCGCCGGCGGGCCAATCAGACGCTGCGCGAACAGAGTCACCAGGGGAACCATGTGACCGAAGCCCGCTGGATGACGGCGATCTTCGGGGC
This region includes:
- a CDS encoding sodium:solute symporter family transporter, which translates into the protein MMLAASALRWQDHTVIVAYLAGMLILGTALSRRQQSDEEYFLGGRLMPWLAVGVSVIASLLSSLTYLSEPGEIWNSGITHMFGKMLAIPFEMVFVFLVCVPFMMRFRYTSAYEYLGDRFGWGTRTLGVVLFMIMVVLWMGFVVLASSRALAAVSGMPLWMVIGTVGVVATIYTMLGGLRAVIWTDVVQVILLVGGGLFTIGYVAWTTGTGLPEWMAAASKHLQVSGESHSVPLFSLDPTVRATVITVALNMFIWHVCTHTANQMTVQRYFSTSSVGAARRSFITGSLLGVGLNLMLMAVGLALVYFYFGQGVPLDNNLDASVRQERDLIFPTFAVHRLPPGVGGGILAALLAAAMSSIDSGINSMATVLSIERHHRRRANQTLREQSHQGNHVTEARWMTAIFGAFITVAAFGLDFLPQSLGIVDAMPRTFNAVTGPLGGLFFVGMFLPRAGGFAASTGALLGMATSIGLGYRSELSGLLQQWGLLTETWPAISFTWVMPSALAVTIGSAALISLVVPGRERVSAELTWRGKEGSSLET